A single Thermosynechococcus vestitus BP-1 DNA region contains:
- a CDS encoding glycosyltransferase family 4 protein: protein MSESTLNRSNTESYRLAIIGNNASMLINFRKDLIIDLIASGYSVHCIVPASLDKEKRAILELGASFDEVYLERNSVNPFHDIHTLLSLVTLIKRINPSCILAFTAKPIIWGLTAAKLLGIEKRFVLFTGLGYFFSMNDRSMRDKCVGNILALLYKMTLPSATKVIFQNPDDCAEIKKLCELPADKVAVIKGTGVNLNEWRFSPVPTSPLVFTLAARLLREKGILEFVQAASQIKANHPKVEFWLLGDFDANPGSLVKEDLQNFIDDGIIQWFGFVDCKTYFCKTSVFVLPSYREGIPRSIQEAMAVGRAIITTDTPGCRETVIDGYNGFLVPARDVNALTKAMEAFVHQPELVHAMGYHSYLKAVEDFDVKKINAQYLQLFAEELGE from the coding sequence ATGTCTGAATCAACACTTAATAGATCTAATACAGAAAGCTACAGACTTGCTATCATTGGTAATAACGCTTCTATGTTAATTAACTTTCGTAAGGATTTAATTATTGACCTAATCGCATCTGGTTATAGTGTTCACTGTATTGTTCCTGCATCCTTAGATAAGGAAAAAAGAGCAATCCTAGAATTAGGAGCATCTTTTGATGAGGTCTACCTTGAGCGGAACAGTGTTAATCCATTTCATGATATTCACACTTTACTATCTTTAGTGACTCTCATTAAGAGAATTAATCCATCCTGTATTCTTGCATTTACTGCCAAGCCAATTATTTGGGGATTAACTGCTGCCAAACTCCTGGGAATTGAAAAAAGATTTGTACTGTTTACAGGCTTGGGATATTTCTTTTCTATGAATGATCGGTCAATGAGAGATAAATGTGTGGGAAATATACTAGCTTTGCTTTATAAGATGACTCTACCATCAGCAACAAAAGTGATTTTCCAAAACCCAGATGACTGTGCTGAAATTAAGAAGCTATGCGAACTACCAGCCGATAAAGTAGCCGTGATTAAAGGTACTGGTGTTAACTTAAATGAGTGGCGGTTTTCTCCCGTGCCTACCTCTCCTTTAGTTTTTACCCTAGCTGCCCGACTTCTCCGAGAGAAAGGCATTCTGGAGTTTGTACAAGCAGCATCCCAAATAAAAGCAAACCATCCAAAAGTTGAGTTTTGGCTATTGGGAGACTTCGATGCCAATCCTGGATCCTTAGTTAAAGAGGACCTTCAGAACTTTATTGATGATGGTATTATTCAATGGTTTGGCTTTGTGGATTGTAAAACCTATTTCTGCAAAACCAGTGTTTTTGTCCTTCCTTCTTACCGAGAGGGTATTCCTCGAAGCATTCAAGAGGCTATGGCTGTTGGCCGAGCCATTATCACCACAGATACACCAGGCTGTCGCGAAACCGTTATTGACGGCTATAATGGTTTTCTAGTTCCAGCGCGTGATGTCAATGCTCTAACAAAAGCTATGGAAGCATTTGTTCATCAACCAGAGTTAGTTCACGCAATGGGATATCATAGCTACCTAAAGGCCGTTGAAGATTTTGATGTTAAAAAAATCAATGCTCAATACCTTCAATTATTTGCGGAAGAACTAGGAGAGTAG